From Solanum lycopersicum chromosome 8, SLM_r2.1, the proteins below share one genomic window:
- the LOC138337816 gene encoding uncharacterized protein, with amino-acid sequence MNRFVKGVSNDLMEDCRTAMLHDNMSISRLMLHAQQVEESRLKMKNRGFKREKAYEGDTSKRKLEIKDKPKFKKRFSNKAKGRESNQFQVSSPSSNAPKKNRFYALHSKGEQEDYPDVMTGSDKCSPDPGATLSFVTPLVAKNVDLLLDVFVEPFSVTIPVGDSIMARRVFRSFPTSLPNRVT; translated from the exons ATgaaccgttttgtgaagggcgTGTCCAATGATCTTATGGAAGATTGTCGTACGGCGATGCTTCATGACAACATGAGCATTTCTCGTTTGATGTTgcatgctcaacaagttgagGAGAGTAGGCTCAAGATGAAGAATAGGGGATTCAAGAGGGAAAAGGCTTATGAAGGAGACACTTCTAAGCGAAAGTTGGAAATTAAAGACAAGcctaagttcaagaagagatTCTCCAACAAA GCCAAGGGGAGGGAGAGTAATCAATTTCAAGTAAGCAGTCCTAGTTCCaatgctcctaagaagaaccgcttctatgctctccatTCGAAGGGTGAACAAGAGGATTATCCTGATGTCATGACGGGCAGTGACAAGTGTTCTCCAGATCCCGGTGCTACCTTATCATTTGTAACTCCATTAGTAGCTAAAAATGTTGATCTTCTACTTGATGTTTTTGTTGAACCTTTCTCGGTTACTATCCCGGTGGGTGACTCCATTATGGCTAGAAGAGTCTTTAGGAGTTTTCCTACAtcattgcccaatagagttacttag